The following proteins are encoded in a genomic region of Hydra vulgaris chromosome 05, alternate assembly HydraT2T_AEP:
- the LOC124806914 gene encoding uncharacterized protein LOC124806914 produces the protein MFRLIFFIISSQVFLGAASPRHFASDNIVADIENTVNDNEDESSNEISEELSSNKMNDYGGGYGGKYGGGYGGKYGGGYGGGYGGKYGGGYGGGYGGKYGRGYGGGYGGKYGGGYYKKEINEHNDGGYGGGYGGGYGGGYGGGYGYGKRETNEDEEHDGFGGKGGDGYREKGGDGEDGGDGTEEKGGSGGKGGGWYGGKGGVGGGNHGGSKSGDRNKEKDGNGENGGDGTEEKGGKGGKGGGRYGGKGGVGGGERK, from the exons ATGTTTcgtcttatttttttcataatttcttcTCAGGTTTTC ctTGGAGCAGCAAGTCCGAGACATTTTGCAAGTGATAACATTGTAGCAGATAttga AAATACAGTAAATGATAACGAAGATGAATCCAGTAACGAG ATCAGCGAAGAGTTATCTTCTAATAAAATGAACGATTATGGTGGAGGCTACGGAGGAAAATACGGTGGAGGCTACGGAGGAAAATACGGTGGAGGTTACGGTGGAGGCTACGGAGGAAAATACGGTGGAGGTTACGGTGGAGGCTACGGAGGAAAATATGGTAGAGGTTACGGTGGAGGTTATGGAGGAAAATATGGTGGAGGTtactataaaaaagaaat aaaCGAACATAATGATGGTGGATACGGAGGTGGATACGGAGGCGGATATGGAGGTGGTTACGGAGGCGGTTATGGTTATGGGAAAAGAGAAAC AAATGAAGATGAAGAGCATGATGGTTTCGGAGGCAAAGGGGGAGATGGATATAGAGAAAAAGGCGGAGATGGTGAAGACGGTGGAGATGGAACCGAAGAAAAAGGTGGTAGCGGAGGCAAAGGAGGTGGTTGGTACGGCGGAAAAGGTGGTGTTGGAGGAGGAAACCATGGCGGAAGCAAATCAGGGgatagaaataaagaaaaagacgGAAATGGTGAAAACGGTGGAGACGGAACCGAAGAAAAAGGTGGAAAAGGTGGCAAAGGAGGTGGTCGTTACGGTGGAAAAGGTGGAGTTGGAGGAGGTGAAAGGAAGTAA